One Glycine max cultivar Williams 82 chromosome 3, Glycine_max_v4.0, whole genome shotgun sequence DNA window includes the following coding sequences:
- the LOC100500040 gene encoding soluble inorganic pyrophosphatase has product MVETDMDAETVANVVPPKETPNSVPISYHSSHSHPPLNERIISSMTRRSVAAHPWHDLEIGPGAPTIFNCVIEIGKGSKVKYELDKKSGLIKIDRVLYSSVVYPHNYGFIPRTICEDSDPLDVLIIMQEPVLPGCFLRAKAIGLMPMIDQGEKDDKIIAVCADDPEYRHYNDIKELPPHRLAEIRRFFEDYKKNENKEVAVNDFLPASAAFEAVNRSMSLYADYIVESLRR; this is encoded by the exons ATGGTTGAAACCGATATGGATGCCGAAACT GTTGCAAATGTGGTTCCACCAAAGGAGACTCCAAACAGTGTTCCCATCTCTTATCATTCCTCACACTCACACCCTCCTCTTAATGAGAGGATTATTTCATCCATGACCAGAAGATCTGTTGCTGCACACCCGTGGCACGACCTTGAGATAG GGCCTGGTGCTCCAACGATCTTCAATTGT GTGATTGAGATTGGGAAAGGGAGCAAGGTGAAATATGAACTGGACAAAAAATCGGGTCTTATCAAG ATCGACCGTGTTCTTTACTCATCAGTTGTGTATCCTCACAATTATGGGTTTATCCCACGTACTATTTGTGAGGACAGTGATCCCCTGGATGTCTTGATTATTATGCAG GAGCCGGTTCTTCCAGGTTGCTTTCTTCGGGCCAAAGCAATTGGTCTCATGCCCATGATTGATCAG GGGGAGAAAGATGATAAGATAATTGCTGTCTGTGCTGATGATCCCGAGTATCGACATTACAATGATATCAAGGAGCTTCCTCCACATCGTTTAGCTGAAATTCGTCGTTTTTTTGAAGACT ACaagaagaatgaaaacaagGAAGTCGCAGTAAACGACTTTTTGCCTGCCTCAGCTGCTTTCGAAGCGGTTAATAGATCCAT GAGCTTGTATGCGGACTACATAGTGGAGAGCTTGAGACGGTAG
- the LOC100805935 gene encoding uncharacterized protein, with the protein MSAFPNGSNSSLDNLLLQTMMGRLQLRAPINNPLVTQSLEDFLFNDLGDDDDDGGDNEDSEKAFEGKSELAREEAKLEREVIKIVLSGNGESVLKPNSGQAVSVRDHHICVGFQDEEDSGYRVWEWHGHIMSFDEEFGYNPEYIYGNYFQWFKARPSPVAAVADAVVEKEEEEEEDEEKQENQGLRELIDNKDSADARILHRNINAACPSLTGTR; encoded by the coding sequence ATGAGTGCATTCCCGAACGGTTCCAACTCGAGCCTCGACAACCTCCTCCTCCAAACTATGATGGGCAGGCTCCAGCTGCGAGCTCCGATAAACAACCCCTTGGTCACACAGTCCCTCGAGGACTTTTTATTCAACGACCTCggcgacgacgacgacgacggcGGTGACAACGAGGACAGCGAGAAAGCCTTCGAAGGGAAATCGGAGCTTGCGAGAGAGGAGGCCAAGCTGGAAAGAGAAGTCATCAAGATCGTCCTAAGCGGAAACGGCGAGTCCGTCCTCAAGCCCAATTCGGGCCAGGCCGTGTCGGTTCGCGACCACCACATATGTGTCGGGTTTCAAGACGAAGAGGATTCTGGGTATCGCGTGTGGGAGTGGCATGGCCACATCATGTCTTTTGATGAGGAATTTGGGTATAACCCTGAGTATATATACGGCAATTACTTTCAGTGGTTTAAGGCTAGACCTTCTCCTGTTGCTGCTGTTGCTGATGCCGTTGTtgagaaagaggaagaagaagaggaggatgAAGAGAAACAGGAGAATCAGGGTTTGAGGGAGTTGATTGATAACAAGGATTCCGCGGATGCTCGCATTCTTCACAGGAACATCAACGCTGCTTGTCCAAG